In a single window of the Candidatus Poribacteria bacterium genome:
- a CDS encoding STAS domain-containing protein, producing MRCAVAGTRAPADGTAERYPFAIRRHLVDLTFRRSGHVIIFNLKGNVIGPDGMKLREAFQKAIELGADKVRILVDLEGTGMMDSSALGALVNAYTHVQQKKGRIGIMRASANIQKLLTLAKLAQLFEQFPDEAAAVASLSS from the coding sequence ATTCGGTGTGCGGTGGCGGGTACCAGAGCGCCCGCGGATGGCACGGCTGAGCGATACCCCTTCGCAATCAGGAGGCATCTTGTGGACTTGACGTTCCGACGTAGCGGGCACGTGATCATCTTCAATCTCAAAGGCAACGTCATCGGTCCCGATGGCATGAAGTTGCGCGAAGCCTTTCAGAAAGCCATCGAGTTGGGCGCCGACAAGGTGCGGATCCTCGTCGATCTGGAAGGCACGGGTATGATGGACAGTTCCGCCCTGGGCGCACTGGTGAACGCCTATACGCATGTTCAGCAGAAGAAGGGCCGGATCGGCATCATGAGAGCGAGCGCCAACATCCAGAAGCTCTTGACGCTCGCCAAACTGGCGCAGCTTTTCGAGCAGTTCCCCGACGAAGCCGCGGCGGTCGCGAGTCTCTCGTCCTAG